In Rhipicephalus microplus isolate Deutch F79 unplaced genomic scaffold, USDA_Rmic scaffold_168, whole genome shotgun sequence, a genomic segment contains:
- the LOC119168660 gene encoding uncharacterized protein LOC119168660 has protein sequence MASGGNPAPDDSEDDGDPPVQERQPEREGTTLTLFFPLPATFLCCEEGCATAYNPEVWTSRRQSLQRHLEGEHGVRITRTVYNCTICGATLGKRPTTHGCLVNLPAAAPPPPHRHQCPTCSSSFTSRKGLYNHEQRHRREEALLARQNATAGPPPAAAVAGPSGESCRAGDTRTPPHQPPPGPATPPHPPLLSAVSPTQAEGELTADQCPPAPSTVTGPPSQEVTSAPMDGDGALGELPLGATPDSADDDGTESAPVHQADNAGDDQPGDDSNQAVPAGDDVSSSEEYASPAVDDTEEPANQQMGRVVELSAPTEQATTLANNFGEAGREPAEPTAPHGDVTGSNYGTQDEAADTLGPESAWFLAEVTAELRDLGRSPVSEEQWARFEPILDRAEAAIVDHLRLPCRGSRQTPPRREINPDNASLIQGLYRRNRRRAVRLIAEGPSELCPINPGTLQGHFTELWAPVAVDTTLLRSRAPTTEEMDTCPFLPDEVAAKLRRCESTAPGEDRLTYHHWRQVDPDGRFLAAVFNICLLHRRTPQSWKSSRTILIYKKGDREDPTNWRPIALGRTIAKLYAGCLTTRLQRWLGDHAVLSRCQKGFLPYDGVFEHNFVLQGRLDDARTKGGELCVGFLDYANAFGSVAHQALVEAVRGAGAGETFAEIVEELYRANTTCVVAAAGTTEPIPIRAGLRQGCPLSGLLFNLVVDPVIRAVQGGDKQHNILAYADDLTLLAADPTTLQRRLNVVTALSDRLGLRLKPAKCRTLHLSGRYPVGTRPTTFTVGGVPVPALADYEGHRFLGRPVGFRVLPDQTTVDEAIHLGRKLLSSMLTPWQRLDAIKTFLYPALNFAMRVGLASKGEWQRLDDELRPLIKKTLYVPARASNDYVYGSARAGTAGIPLAAELSDICRVDGAFKLLTSTDSEVRERAREALHQVVSRRLRREADDEDIEAYLSGDTEGDFRQTPSQLQSVWTEARKASRRLTVAWELQDQGARITCGEATVSARNRNKLVKTLRAILSQNRDRSLEAKPNQGKAMACVAADPANSHFMRTGRYTRFKEWRFIHRARLNLLPLNGTRTWVPAADKRCRRCGYREETLPHVLCHCMRQSRAMTERHNAIVARIKKAALGRFTVIGENQQVGLPGLRPDLVLARGEEALILDVCCPFDNRLQAFQEARRLKEEKYAPLQRHLLRRFQRVSVEAIVVGCLGSWDPANDRVTRRLCSKNYLRTMKRLCVSDTIAASTDIYRHHIGLQ, from the coding sequence ATGGCCTCCGGGGGCAACCCTGCTCCCGACGACAGCGAGGACGATGGCGACCCTCCCGTCCAGGAGCGCCAGCCTGAGCGTGAGGGTACCACCCTCACGCTCTTCTTTCCACTCCCGGCGACGTTTCTATGCTGCGAGGAGGGCTGCGCGACCGCCTACAACCCAGAAGTGTGGACGTCGCGCCGCCAGTCGCTGCAGCGGCACCTCGAAGGGGAGCATGGCGTGCGCATAACCCGGACGGTATACAACTGCACCATTTGCGGCGCTACTCTGGGGAAACGGCCGACAACGCATGGCTGCCTGGTGAACCTTCCAGCTgctgcccctcccccccctcacCGGCACCAGTGCCCGACCTGCTCGAGCTCCTTCACGTCAAGGAAGGGGCTCTACAATCATGAGCAACGGCACCGTAGGGAGGAGGCACTTTTGGCCCGGCAGAACGCTACTGCCGGTCCACCACCAGCAGCCGCTGTGGCCGGTCCTTCAGGAGAGTCCTGCCGTGCAGGGGACACCAGGACGCCACCTCATCAGCCTCCACCTGGACCGGCTACACCCCCACATCCCCCCCTTTTGTCGGCGGTTTCCCCCACGCAGGCTGAAGGCGAGCTGACGGCGGACCAATGCCCCCCTGCCCCAAGCACCGTGACCGGGCCTCCCTCACAGGAGGTCACATCTGCTCCTATGGATGGAGATGGGGCCCTGGGGGAGCTTCCACTCGGAGCGACGCCCGACTCTGCGGACGACGACGGCACGGAGAGCGCGCCTGTACACCAGGCGGACAATGCGGGTGACGACCAGCCGGGTGATGACTCCAACCAGGCAGTACCGGCAGGCGATGACGTCAGCTCCTCGGAGGAGTACGCCAGCCCAGCTGTGGACGACACCGAGGAGCCAGCTAACCAGCAGATGGGGCGCGTCGTCGAGTTGTCGGCGCCTACCGAGCAGGCGACGACACTCGCAAACAACTTTGGCGAAGCGGGGCGAGAACCCGCCGAACCGACAGCGCCCCATGGTGACGTCACCGGCAGCAACTACGGTACACAGGACGAGGCAGCTGACACCCTGGGGCCCGAGAGTGCCTGGTTCCTGGCGGAGGTGACGGCAGAGCTACGAGACCTTGGCCGGAGCCCTGTGTCGGAGGAGCAATGGGCGCGGTTCGAGCCCATCCTGGACCGCGCCGAGGCAGCCATCGTTGACCATCTTCGGCTGCCCTGTCGGGGCTCACGCCAAACACCACCTCGGCGTGAGATAAACCCCGACAATGCTTCTCTCATACAGGGACTATACAGGAGAAACCGGCGACGGGCTGTCCGCCTCATCGCGGAGGGCCCGTCCGAGCTCTGCCCCATCAACCCAGGCACCCTTCAAGGCCACTTCACTGAACTCTGGGCCCCGGTAGCCGTGGACACAACGCTCCTCAGGTCACGAGCCCCCACAACAGAGGAGATGGACACGTGCCCCTTCCTGCCAGACGAAGTCGCAGCCAAGCTCCGAAGGTGCGAAAGCACAGCTCCTGGGGAGGACCGTCTGACCTACCACCACTGGAGGCAGGTGGATCCTGACGGGCGGTTCCTGGCGGCGGTGTTCAACATCTGTCTCTTACACCGCCGCACACCCCAGAGCTGGAAATCATCGAGGACGATCCTGATTTACAAGAAGGGCGACCGCGAGGATCCTACAAACTGGCGACCCATTGCCCTTGGTCGAACGATCGCCAAACTGTATGCCGGGTGTCTCACGACCCGGCTGCAGCGGTGGTTGGGCGACCATGCGGTCTTGTCCAGGTGTCAGAAGGGCTTCCTGCCGTACGATGGGGtgtttgaacacaacttcgtgctgcagggACGCCTGGATGACGCCAGGACAAAAGGTGGGGAGCTGTGCGTAGGTTTCCTCGACTACGCCAATGCCTTTGGCTCGGtcgcccatcaggccctcgttgAGGCTGTCCGCGGCGCCGGCGCAGGGGAGACCTTCGCGGAGATCGTGGAGGAGCTCTACCGCGCCAACACCACCTGCGTCGTGGCAGCAGCTGGCACCACGGAGCCTATCCCCATCAGAGCTGGCCTGAGGCAGGGATGTCCACTGAGCGGCCTGCTATTCAACTTGGTGGTGGATCCAGTCATCAGGGCAGTGCAGGGAGGCGATAAGCAGCACAACATCCTTGCTTACGCCGATGATCTGACTCTGCTCGCTGCGGACCCCACCACCTTGCAGCGCCGTCTCAACGTCGTGACAGCCCTCTCGGACCGGCTGGGACTGCGACTCAAGCCCGCCAAGTGCCGCACCCTCCACCTATCCGGGCGCTATCCGGTGGGCACACGGCCCACCACTTTCACCGTTGGAGGCGTCCCGGTTCCGGCACTGGCGGACTACGAGGGGCATCGTTTCCTGGGGCGACCTGTGGGCTTTCGGGTCCTCCCGGACCAAACGACCGTCGACGAGGCCATCCACCTGGGCAGGAAGCTACTCTCCTCAATGCTCACCCCGTGGCAGAGGCTGGATGCAATTAAAACTTTTTTATATCCAGCTctcaacttcgccatgcgggTGGGCCTCGCCAGCAAGGGAGAGTGGCAGCGTCTGGATGACGAGCTCCGCCCCCTCATCAAGAAGACCCTGTACGTTCCGGCCAGAGCATCTAACGACTACGTGTACGGGAGCGCACGGGCCGGCACTGCAGGGATCCCTTTGGCGGCGGAGCTGAGTGACATCTGCCGGGTGGACGGGGCCTTcaagctcctgacgtcgacgGACTCGGAGGTTCGGGAGCGGGCAAGGGAGGCGCTGCACCAGGTGGTCTCCAGGCGGCTCCGACGCGAGGCTGACGACGAGGACATCGAGGCCTACCTCTCGGGCGACACGGAAGGCGACTTCAGACAGACCCCATCTCAACTTCAGTCTGTCTGGACGGAGGCCCGCAAAGCCTCCCGTCGCCTAACTGTCGCCTGGGAGCTACAAGACCAGGGCGCCCGCATCACCTGCGGGGAGGCCACGGTGTCCGCGCGGAACCGGAACAAGCTGGTGAAAACTCTCCGGGCCATCCTCAGCCAGAACCGGGACCGTTCCCTCGAGGCGAAGCCAAACCAGGGCAAGGCGATGGCGTGTGTAGCGGCGGACCCCGCTAACTCCCACTTCATGCGGACCGGCCGCTACACCAGGTTCAAGGAGTGGCGCTTCATTCATCGAGCCCGGCTTAATCTCCTCCCCCTCAATGGCACACGTACCTGGGTACCTGCAGCAGATAAACGGTGCCGACGCTGCGGGTACAGGGAGGAGACGCTACCACACGTACTCTGCCATTGTATGCGGCAGAGCCGGGCAATGACGGagcgccacaacgccatcgtCGCACGTATCAAGAAGGCTGCCCTGGGAAGGTTCACCGTCATCGGGGAGAACCAACAGGTCGGACTTCCCGGCCTGCGCCCTGACCTGGTCCTGGCACGAGGCGAGGAAGCCTTGATCCTGGACGTCTGCTGCCCTTTCGACAACAGACTGCAGGCGTTCCAGGAAGCCCGGAGGCTTAAGGAGGAGAAGTACGCCCCCTTACAGCGACATCTCCTCCGACGGTTCCAGCGCGTCTCCGTCGAAGCCATCGTCGTCGGCTGCCTGGGGTCGTGGGATCCGGCTAACGATCGTGTCACGCGCAGACTGTGTTCCAAGAACTATCTGCGAACAATGAAACGCTTGTGCGTCAGTGACACGATCGCGGCTTCCACGGACATTTATCGCCACCATATCGGTTTACAGTGA